One part of the Truepera radiovictrix DSM 17093 genome encodes these proteins:
- a CDS encoding GNAT family N-acetyltransferase — protein sequence MRIDEGLELRLLEQRHARALYDLTTANRAHLRPYLPWVDKLESVRGTEAFIRSGLEQFARGDGFQAGIYHRGALAGMCGLHYIRPDTRRTEIGYWLAEAAQGQGIVTRVCAGLCAYAFEELGLHRVEIRCHPGNARSRAVPERLGFTEEGILRGVDKLASGWADWVVYGLLEDEWRARNGAGAVLE from the coding sequence CCTTTTGGAGCAGCGGCACGCGAGGGCGCTCTACGACCTGACGACAGCCAACCGCGCCCACCTGCGCCCCTACTTGCCGTGGGTGGACAAGCTCGAGTCGGTGCGCGGGACGGAAGCCTTTATCAGGTCGGGGCTCGAGCAGTTCGCGCGCGGCGACGGCTTTCAAGCGGGTATCTACCACCGCGGGGCGCTCGCCGGGATGTGCGGCCTGCACTACATCCGCCCGGACACGCGCCGCACCGAGATCGGCTACTGGCTCGCCGAGGCGGCGCAGGGCCAGGGTATCGTGACGCGGGTCTGCGCGGGCCTCTGCGCGTACGCCTTTGAGGAATTGGGCCTTCACCGCGTCGAGATCCGCTGCCACCCCGGCAACGCCAGGAGCCGCGCCGTGCCCGAGCGCCTGGGGTTTACCGAGGAGGGCATTTTGCGCGGGGTCGACAAGCTCGCTTCGGGGTGGGCGGACTGGGTGGTCTACGGGCTTTTGGAGGACGAGTGGCGGGCCCGAAACGGGGCGGGCGCCGTTCTAGAATGA